Proteins encoded within one genomic window of Triticum aestivum cultivar Chinese Spring chromosome 2D, IWGSC CS RefSeq v2.1, whole genome shotgun sequence:
- the LOC123048943 gene encoding uncharacterized protein gives MGLQLEEYRGDDDARRDGGEKEEPAAAGYRTPRRAARDIGAGTVGACPPAPRKRRTTVAAAPSVVARRREFYAGADLEAFFAAHDL, from the coding sequence ATGGGGCTTCAACTCGAGGAGTACCGCGGCGACGACGACGCGCGCCGGGACGGAGGCGAGAAGGAGGAGCCCGCAGCAGCAGGGTACCGGACCCCAAGGCGCGCCGCGCGGGACATTGGGGCGGGGACGGTCGGGGCGTGCCCGCCCGCGCCGAGGAAGCGGaggacgacggtggcggcggcgccgtcggTCGTCGCGCGGCGGAGGGAGTTCTACGCCGGGGCCGACCTGGAGGCCTTCTTTGCAGCACACGACCTCTAG